One region of Mycobacterium riyadhense genomic DNA includes:
- a CDS encoding amino acid adenylation domain-containing protein produces MARTPGAPALTFNGVTLNYRELDGAADRLAQVLVGRGIGRGDVVALLFERSADAVIAILAVLKSGAAYLAIDPALPDVRIGFMLADAAPRVALSTAGLRERLAGHDVVVIDVAETPTDTHSVAAQAEPPSAEDIAYLVYTSGTTGTPKGVAISHHNIAQLLATPALFTPTAGQAWSQCHSYGFDFSVWEIWGALLHGGRLVVVPETLTRSPAELHRLLVCERIDVVSQTPSAAAVLPTQGLESVTLVVGGEACPPEVVDRWAPGRVMINQYGPSETTMYVATTRLVAGSGVVPIGSPVPGAALFVLDTGLHPVPVGVAGELYVAGAGVGYGYVGRAGLTASRFVACPFGGYGTRMYRTGDLVRWTADGQLQFVGRADEQVKIRGYRIEPAEIESVLATHPHIAQAAVVAHHARDASDQQLVAYVVRDRHAALAREPDRETPLIQQWQGIYDDLYSGALQPTASTELGDDFTGWNSSYTGQPIPLEHMQQWRAAAVDRIGGLAPQRVLEIGVGSGLLLSQLAPRCAEYWATDFSAPTIDTLRHALATQPWGQRVQLRVQPADATDGLPHNHFDVVILNSVVQYFPSAAYLLDVLTAALQLLTPGGALFLGDIRNLTLQPALSTAIARADTPQAPTATIRQRLRRDLLTQHELLLAPDFFTAATRHIPDIAAIDIQLKPMHAVNELSNYRYDVILRKAPTTAQSLAQLPTHPWQRWHDLTALGQHLQSHQPNALRITGIPHAGIRTDVTTAHALHHAADHTPLHQLATPPPPDAVLPHQCRQLGQQLGYTTTITYSPTPGLIDLIYTRTTTTALTDVYLPAHPVGPITDYVNDPATAQLSTQLRQFAATQLPPYMVPATIMVLDSLPLTVNGKLDRHALPAPEFLTTTTYQAPRNPHEHTLTTLFSETLNITPIGINDNFFDLGGHSLSATRLIARIRTELATEVPIRVIFESPTVAQLAHWITTQPTHQPQTPLTPRPRPQHIPLSYAQSRLWFIYKYEGPSATYNVPLAARLAGRLDSAALVAAIGDVVARHESLRTVFAETDGVAWQQILPAHAVEVPVAMTEVCDGPELTTAVAQTAQYRFDLATQIPIRADLFKVSATEHVLVLVVHHIAADGASFVPLARDLAAAYTARCQGQQPNWSPLPVQYADYTLWQREILGSEDDPDSVMSAQVAYWRAELAGAPELTVLASDRPRPAQQSFRGEVVTFTIDPALRERIEQLARRGGATLSMVLQAALAVLLRKLGAGDDVMIGGPIAGRTDHALTDLIGFFVNSWVLRFNVSGNRDFVELIEQVRTKALAAYENQDAPFERLVELINPRRSTAYHPLFQVAFALQNNPLPKIDLPGLGIEFLPAPTGTAKFDLFINLMDLPSTSGQPQPLPGSIEYATDLFNRDTVETFAVYYLRILHAITIDPHRRIDMIDILDTAEHDRILIRSNAAVIAAPAALLKVTVPEMFAAQVARTPGAPALTFNGVTLNYRELDGAADRLAQVLVGRGIGRGDVVALLFERSADAVIAILAVLKSGAAYLAIDPALPDVRIGFMLADAAPRVALSTASLRERLAGHDVVVIDVAETPTDTHSVAAQAEPPSAEDIAYLVYTSGTTGTPKGVAISHHNIAQLLATPALFTPTAGQAWSQCHSYGFDFSVWEIWGALLHGGRLVVVPETLTRSPAELHRLLVCERIDVVSQTPSAAAVLPTQGLESVTLVVGGEACPPEVVDRWAPGRVMINQYGPSETTMYVATTRLVAGSGVVPIGSPVPGAALFVLDTGLHPVPVGVAGELYVAGAGVGYGYVGRAGLTASRFVACPFGGYGTRMYRTGDLVRWTADGQLQFVGRADEQVKIRGYRIEPAEIESVLATHPHIAQAAVVAHHARDASDQQLVAYVVRDRHAALAREPDRETP; encoded by the coding sequence GTGGCTCGCACTCCGGGTGCGCCGGCGTTGACGTTCAACGGCGTGACGTTGAACTATCGCGAGCTTGACGGGGCCGCTGATCGGCTTGCGCAGGTGTTGGTTGGGCGCGGCATAGGTCGTGGTGATGTGGTGGCGTTGTTGTTTGAGCGGTCGGCTGATGCGGTGATCGCGATTTTGGCGGTACTCAAGTCGGGGGCGGCGTATCTGGCGATCGATCCGGCACTTCCGGATGTCCGCATCGGGTTCATGCTCGCCGATGCCGCCCCGAGGGTGGCGCTGAGCACCGCTGGCCTACGCGAGCGGTTGGCTGGGCACGACGTGGTGGTCATCGACGTCGCCGAGACGCCCACCGATACACACAGCGTGGCCGCGCAGGCTGAACCACCTAGCGCCGAAGACATCGCCTACCTCGTCTACACCTCCGGCACTACGGGGACCCCGAAGGGCGTGGCCATCAGCCACCACAACATCGCCCAGTTGCTCGCCACACCGGCCCTGTTCACCCCAACAGCGGGCCAGGCATGGAGCCAGTGCCATTCCTACGGTTTCGATTTCTCGGTGTGGGAGATCTGGGGCGCGCTGCTGCACGGCGGGCGGCTGGTCGTGGTGCCCGAAACGCTGACCCGCTCACCAGCAGAGTTACACAGATTACTGGTCTGCGAGCGCATTGACGTGGTCAGCCAAACCCCCTCAGCGGCAGCGGTGTTGCCAACGCAGGGTTTGGAGTCGGTGACGCTGGTCGTCGGTGGTGAAGCGTGCCCGCCCGAGGTGGTGGATCGGTGGGCCCCGGGGCGGGTGATGATCAATCAATACGGCCCGTCGGAGACGACGATGTATGTGGCCACGACGCGGTTGGTGGCGGGTTCGGGTGTGGTGCCGATCGGGTCACCGGTGCCGGGAGCGGCGTTGTTCGTGTTGGATACGGGGTTGCATCCGGTGCCCGTGGGTGTGGCCGGTGAGTTGTATGTGGCCGGGGCCGGGGTGGGCTATGGGTATGTGGGCCGGGCCGGGTTGACCGCATCCCGGTTCGTGGCATGCCCGTTCGGCGGTTACGGAACACGGATGTATCGCACCGGAGACCTGGTGCGCTGGACCGCCGACGGACAGCTGCAGTTCGTCGGACGCGCCGACGAACAGGTCAAGATCCGCGGCTACCGCATCGAACCCGCCGAGATCGAGTCGGTGCTGGCCACCCATCCCCACATCGCCCAAGCAGCCGTCGTCGCCCACCACGCCCGCGACGCCAGCGACCAACAGTTGGTGGCCTACGTGGTACGCGACCGCCACGCCGCCTTGGCCCGCGAACCCGACCGCGAAACCCCCCTGATCCAACAGTGGCAAGGCATCTACGACGACCTGTACTCCGGCGCGCTGCAACCCACCGCCTCAACCGAACTGGGCGACGACTTCACGGGCTGGAACAGCAGCTACACCGGCCAGCCCATCCCACTCGAGCACATGCAGCAATGGCGCGCGGCCGCCGTGGACCGCATCGGCGGATTGGCCCCACAGCGGGTGCTCGAAATCGGGGTGGGCTCCGGGCTGCTGTTGAGCCAGCTGGCCCCCCGCTGCGCCGAATACTGGGCCACCGACTTCTCGGCCCCCACCATCGACACCCTGCGCCACGCACTGGCCACCCAACCCTGGGGCCAGCGCGTGCAGCTACGAGTCCAACCCGCCGACGCCACCGACGGCCTACCCCACAACCACTTCGACGTCGTCATCCTCAACTCCGTCGTCCAATACTTCCCCAGCGCCGCCTACCTGCTCGACGTCCTCACCGCAGCACTGCAGCTGCTGACCCCCGGCGGGGCACTCTTCCTCGGCGACATCCGCAACCTGACCCTGCAGCCTGCCCTCAGCACCGCCATCGCCCGCGCCGACACCCCCCAAGCGCCCACCGCGACGATCCGCCAACGGCTCCGCCGCGACCTGCTCACCCAACACGAACTGCTGCTCGCACCCGACTTCTTCACCGCAGCAACCCGCCACATCCCCGACATCGCCGCCATCGATATCCAGCTCAAACCGATGCACGCGGTCAACGAACTCAGCAACTACCGCTACGACGTCATCCTGCGCAAAGCCCCCACCACCGCCCAGTCCCTGGCGCAGCTACCCACCCACCCCTGGCAACGCTGGCACGACCTCACCGCACTCGGCCAGCACCTGCAATCCCACCAACCCAACGCACTACGCATCACCGGAATCCCCCACGCCGGCATACGGACCGACGTGACCACCGCACACGCCCTCCATCACGCCGCCGATCACACCCCCCTGCACCAACTAGCCACCCCACCACCCCCCGACGCCGTGCTGCCCCACCAATGCCGTCAGCTGGGCCAGCAACTGGGCTACACCACCACCATCACCTACTCACCCACCCCCGGACTGATCGACCTCATCTACACCCGCACCACCACCACCGCACTCACCGACGTCTACCTGCCCGCGCACCCCGTCGGACCCATCACCGACTACGTCAACGACCCCGCCACCGCCCAGCTCAGCACCCAACTACGCCAATTCGCCGCCACCCAACTACCCCCCTACATGGTCCCCGCAACGATCATGGTCCTCGACTCGCTACCACTCACCGTCAACGGCAAACTCGACCGACACGCCCTCCCAGCCCCCGAATTCCTCACCACCACCACCTACCAAGCCCCCCGCAACCCCCACGAACACACCCTGACCACACTCTTTAGCGAAACCCTCAACATCACACCCATCGGCATCAACGACAACTTCTTCGACCTCGGCGGACACTCCCTATCAGCAACCCGACTCATCGCACGCATCCGAACCGAACTCGCCACCGAAGTCCCCATCCGCGTCATCTTCGAATCACCCACCGTCGCCCAACTAGCCCACTGGATCACCACCCAACCCACACACCAACCACAAACCCCCCTCACCCCCCGCCCCCGACCACAACACATCCCACTTTCCTACGCACAGTCGCGGTTGTGGTTCATATACAAGTACGAGGGCCCATCAGCGACCTATAACGTACCGCTGGCGGCGCGTTTGGCGGGACGGCTGGACTCAGCAGCGCTAGTCGCGGCCATCGGTGATGTGGTGGCTCGTCATGAGAGTCTGCGCACGGTCTTCGCCGAGACCGACGGGGTTGCGTGGCAGCAGATCTTGCCGGCGCACGCGGTCGAAGTGCCGGTCGCGATGACCGAGGTCTGCGACGGGCCGGAGTTGACGACTGCGGTCGCCCAAACCGCGCAGTACCGATTCGACCTGGCCACTCAGATCCCGATCCGGGCCGATCTGTTCAAGGTGTCAGCCACCGAACACGTGTTGGTGTTGGTGGTGCATCACATCGCTGCTGATGGAGCGTCGTTTGTGCCGTTGGCGCGGGATTTGGCCGCCGCCTACACCGCCCGTTGCCAGGGGCAGCAGCCGAACTGGTCGCCGCTGCCGGTCCAGTACGCCGATTACACCCTGTGGCAGCGCGAGATCCTGGGCAGCGAGGACGATCCCGACAGTGTGATGTCTGCGCAGGTCGCCTACTGGCGTGCGGAGCTGGCCGGGGCGCCCGAGTTAACCGTGTTGGCATCCGACCGACCCCGCCCGGCCCAGCAGTCATTCCGTGGTGAGGTTGTGACGTTCACGATCGACCCTGCATTGCGGGAAAGGATCGAGCAGCTGGCCCGCCGCGGCGGTGCCACCCTGTCGATGGTGCTACAGGCCGCGTTAGCAGTGCTGTTGCGCAAACTTGGCGCCGGCGATGATGTCATGATCGGTGGGCCCATCGCCGGACGTACCGACCATGCCCTGACCGACCTGATCGGGTTTTTCGTCAATTCCTGGGTGTTGCGTTTCAACGTCTCGGGCAACCGGGACTTCGTTGAGCTGATCGAGCAGGTGCGCACTAAAGCGTTGGCCGCCTACGAAAACCAAGATGCCCCGTTCGAACGGCTCGTCGAACTGATCAACCCGAGACGATCGACCGCCTATCACCCGTTGTTCCAAGTGGCGTTCGCGCTGCAGAACAATCCCCTTCCCAAAATCGACCTGCCCGGGTTGGGCATTGAGTTCTTACCCGCGCCCACCGGCACGGCCAAGTTCGACCTGTTCATCAACCTGATGGATCTGCCCTCAACTTCCGGACAACCGCAGCCGCTGCCGGGCAGCATCGAATACGCCACCGATCTTTTCAACCGCGACACCGTCGAAACGTTCGCCGTCTACTACCTGCGTATCCTGCACGCGATCACCATCGACCCGCACCGGCGTATCGACATGATCGACATCCTCGACACCGCCGAACACGACCGGATCTTGATCCGGTCGAACGCCGCTGTCATTGCGGCCCCGGCCGCACTTCTGAAGGTGACCGTGCCGGAGATGTTTGCCGCGCAGGTGGCTCGCACCCCGGGTGCGCCGGCGTTGACGTTCAACGGCGTGACGTTGAACTATCGCGAGCTTGACGGGGCCGCTGATCGGCTTGCGCAGGTGTTGGTTGGGCGCGGCATAGGTCGTGGTGATGTGGTGGCGTTGTTGTTTGAGCGGTCGGCTGATGCGGTGATCGCGATTTTGGCGGTACTCAAGTCGGGGGCGGCGTATCTGGCGATCGATCCGGCACTTCCGGATGTCCGCATCGGGTTCATGCTCGCCGATGCCGCCCCGAGGGTGGCGCTGAGCACCGCTAGCCTGCGCGAGCGGTTGGCTGGGCACGACGTGGTGGTCATCGACGTCGCCGAGACGCCCACCGATACACACAGCGTGGCCGCGCAGGCTGAACCACCTAGCGCCGAAGACATCGCCTACCTCGTCTACACCTCCGGCACTACGGGGACCCCGAAGGGCGTGGCCATCAGCCACCACAACATCGCCCAGTTGCTCGCCACACCGGCCCTGTTCACCCCAACAGCGGGCCAGGCATGGAGCCAGTGCCATTCCTACGGTTTCGATTTCTCGGTGTGGGAGATCTGGGGCGCGCTGCTGCACGGCGGGCGGCTGGTCGTGGTGCCCGAAACGCTGACCCGCTCACCAGCAGAGTTACACAGATTACTGGTCTGCGAGCGCATTGACGTGGTCAGCCAAACCCCCTCAGCGGCAGCGGTGTTGCCAACGCAGGGTTTGGAGTCGGTGACGCTGGTCGTCGGTGGTGAAGCGTGCCCGCCCGAGGTGGTGGATCGGTGGGCCCCGGGGCGGGTGATGATCAATCAATACGGCCCGTCGGAGACGACGATGTATGTGGCCACGACGCGGTTGGTGGCGGGTTCGGGTGTGGTGCCGATCGGGTCACCGGTGCCGGGAGCGGCGTTGTTCGTGTTGGATACGGGGTTGCATCCGGTGCCCGTGGGTGTGGCCGGTGAGTTGTATGTGGCCGGGGCCGGGGTGGGCTATGGGTATGTGGGCCGGGCCGGGTTGACCGCATCCCGGTTCGTGGCATGCCCGTTCGGCGGTTACGGAACACGGATGTATCGCACCGGAGACCTGGTGCGCTGGACCGCCGACGGACAGCTGCAGTTCGTCGGACGCGCCGACGAACAGGTCAAGATCCGCGGCTACCGCATCGAACCCGCCGAGATCGAGTCGGTGCTGGCCACCCATCCCCACATCGCCCAAGCAGCCGTCGTCGCCCACCACGCCCGCGACGCCAGCGACCAACAGTTGGTGGCCTACGTGGTACGCGACCGCCACGCCGCCTTGGCCCGCGAACCCGACCGCGAAACCCCCTGA
- a CDS encoding Maf family protein — translation MTRLVLGSASLGRLKVLRQAGIDPLVIVSGVDEHIVTADLGPDASPAEVVSALALAKAAQVTGTLGGPQSIVAADCVVVGCDSLLYIDGRLCGKPQSVDDARHQWRSMAGRAGQLYTGHCVIRLLDNRTVNHEAETSITTVHFGSPSAADLEAYLASGEPLRMAGGFTLDGLGGWFIDGVEGDPSNVIGLSLPLLRSLLHRAGLSLAALWAANGVK, via the coding sequence ATGACCCGGCTGGTGCTCGGGTCCGCCTCCCTCGGTCGGCTCAAGGTTCTTCGCCAGGCAGGCATCGACCCGCTGGTGATCGTCTCCGGCGTCGACGAGCATATCGTCACCGCCGACCTAGGACCGGATGCTTCGCCAGCCGAGGTGGTGTCGGCTCTGGCCCTGGCCAAGGCCGCGCAGGTGACGGGAACGTTAGGTGGTCCGCAGAGCATTGTCGCCGCGGATTGCGTTGTTGTTGGCTGTGATTCGTTGCTCTACATCGATGGCCGATTGTGCGGAAAGCCGCAGTCGGTCGATGACGCACGCCACCAATGGCGTTCGATGGCCGGCCGCGCCGGACAGCTCTATACCGGGCATTGCGTTATCCGGTTGCTGGACAATAGAACCGTCAACCATGAGGCTGAAACCTCAATTACCACAGTCCATTTCGGGTCACCTTCGGCCGCAGACCTGGAGGCATACTTGGCCAGCGGGGAACCCCTGCGCATGGCCGGAGGGTTCACCCTGGACGGCCTCGGCGGCTGGTTCATCGACGGTGTTGAGGGCGATCCGTCGAACGTGATCGGCCTGAGCCTGCCGCTGCTGCGCTCCCTGCTGCACCGGGCGGGGCTGTCGCTCGCCGCGCTCTGGGCAGCGAACGGCGTTAAGTAA